In the genome of Pseudomonas sp. LBUM920, one region contains:
- the lpxC gene encoding UDP-3-O-acyl-N-acetylglucosamine deacetylase, producing MIKQRTLKNIIRATGVGLHSGEKVYLTLKPAPVDTGIVFVRADLDPVVQIPARAENVGETTMSTTLVNGDVKVDTVEHLLSAMAGLGIDNAYVELSASEVPIMDGSAGPFVFLIQSAGLEEQDAAKKFIRILREVTVEDGDKRATFVPFEGFKVSFEIDFDHPVFRDRTQSASVDFSSTSFVKEVSRARTFGFMSDIEYLRKHNLALGGSVENAIVVDADGVLNEDGLRYEDEFVKHKILDAIGDLYLLGNSLIGEFKGFKSGHALNNQLLRKLIAQTDAWEVVTFEDASTAPISYMRPVAAV from the coding sequence ATGATTAAACAACGCACCCTGAAGAATATTATCCGTGCCACAGGTGTAGGTCTGCACTCCGGGGAGAAGGTATACCTGACCCTCAAGCCCGCACCTGTCGACACCGGCATCGTGTTTGTTCGTGCCGACCTGGACCCTGTGGTGCAGATTCCTGCTCGCGCGGAAAACGTTGGCGAAACCACTATGTCGACCACTCTGGTCAACGGTGACGTCAAAGTGGACACGGTGGAGCACTTGCTCTCGGCCATGGCTGGCCTGGGCATCGATAACGCCTACGTCGAGCTCTCCGCGTCCGAAGTCCCTATCATGGATGGCAGCGCTGGACCCTTCGTATTCTTGATTCAATCTGCCGGCCTGGAAGAACAGGACGCAGCCAAGAAGTTCATTCGCATTCTGCGGGAAGTGACAGTAGAAGACGGCGACAAGCGCGCCACCTTCGTCCCGTTCGAAGGCTTTAAAGTGAGCTTTGAGATCGATTTCGATCACCCGGTATTCCGTGACCGCACACAAAGTGCAAGCGTGGATTTTTCCAGCACTTCGTTCGTAAAAGAAGTCAGCCGCGCCCGTACCTTTGGTTTCATGAGTGACATCGAGTACCTGCGCAAGCACAACCTCGCACTCGGCGGCAGCGTTGAAAACGCCATCGTGGTCGACGCGGATGGTGTACTGAACGAAGACGGCCTTCGCTATGAAGACGAATTCGTGAAGCACAAGATCCTCGATGCAATCGGTGACCTCTACCTGCTGGGCAATAGCCTGATAGGCGAGTTCAAAGGCTTCAAGTCGGGCCACGCCCTTAACAACCAGCTGCTGCGCAAGTTGATTGCACAGACAGATGCTTGGGAAGTCGTGACCTTCGAAGATGCCAGCACCGCACCGATCTCTTACATGCGTCCCGTTGCGGCGGTGTAA
- a CDS encoding sensor domain-containing diguanylate cyclase, giving the protein MSPSLSRPTRRPERLLILGSVLTALLIVAIVAVLLIREHANTLQTATRTANNITQLIDADVLRNVELYDMALKGLIAAAERNDLHSVSADIRHLVLFDRSAAAPYKGDILLLDANGEVIADSSLLTPKSGNFADRDYFQVQRKDPEIGLYISRPFMARCVCDDQWRIAFSRRVSGPDGRFQGVAVASMRLSYFHQLFSSLNIGSNSTINLINQQGILLAQHPMLELDMIDQDLSQRPNVARMLKERDGSFRGVSSVDHRERLYSFSTVGNLPLIVAVALSSDEVFAQWKRAALLISLATGVLCIGLLWLSWMLSNELRRRHRAEQVLSELAATDALTGLANRRTLDQRLRLEWDRAQRSTEPLTLLMIDVDHFKAFNDRHGHHGGDEALRTVARVIDDNIRRPADLAARYGGEEFAVVLPHTDAKGAWVIAEHIRSSVEHLPRFAGAERPITVSIGMSTWDKRSRVSLEALLLSADQALYEAKHSGRNRIVDAAALP; this is encoded by the coding sequence ATGAGCCCAAGCCTTTCTCGCCCTACACGTCGCCCGGAACGCCTGCTGATCCTTGGCAGTGTCCTCACAGCCCTGCTGATCGTGGCGATCGTGGCGGTGCTGCTGATTCGCGAACACGCCAATACCCTGCAGACCGCCACGCGCACCGCGAACAACATTACCCAACTGATTGACGCCGATGTACTGCGCAACGTCGAACTCTACGACATGGCCCTCAAGGGCCTGATCGCCGCCGCCGAGCGCAACGACCTGCACAGCGTCTCTGCCGATATCCGCCATCTGGTGCTGTTCGACCGCTCCGCCGCCGCGCCCTACAAGGGCGACATCCTGCTGCTGGACGCCAATGGCGAGGTGATCGCCGACTCGTCCTTGCTCACGCCCAAGTCCGGCAACTTCGCTGATCGCGACTATTTCCAGGTGCAGCGCAAAGACCCCGAAATCGGGCTGTACATCAGCCGTCCGTTCATGGCGCGCTGCGTGTGTGACGACCAATGGCGCATTGCATTCAGCCGCCGCGTTTCCGGGCCGGACGGGCGCTTCCAGGGGGTGGCGGTGGCCTCCATGCGCTTGTCTTACTTTCACCAGCTGTTCAGCAGCCTGAATATCGGCAGCAACAGCACCATCAACCTGATCAACCAGCAGGGCATCCTGCTGGCGCAGCATCCCATGCTCGAACTGGACATGATCGACCAGGACCTGAGCCAGCGACCGAACGTAGCGCGCATGCTCAAGGAGCGCGACGGCAGCTTTCGCGGCGTCTCCAGTGTTGACCACCGAGAGCGGCTCTACAGCTTTTCCACGGTCGGCAATTTGCCGCTGATCGTCGCAGTGGCACTGTCCAGCGATGAAGTTTTCGCCCAATGGAAACGCGCAGCCTTGCTGATCAGCCTGGCGACGGGTGTGCTGTGCATCGGTCTGCTGTGGCTCAGCTGGATGCTCAGCAATGAGCTGCGCCGCCGTCACCGCGCCGAGCAAGTGCTGTCAGAACTGGCAGCCACCGATGCGCTGACCGGCCTGGCAAACCGTCGCACCCTCGATCAGCGCCTGCGCCTGGAATGGGACCGCGCGCAGCGCTCGACCGAACCGCTGACGCTGCTGATGATCGACGTGGACCACTTCAAGGCCTTCAACGACCGCCATGGTCACCACGGTGGTGACGAGGCTCTGCGCACGGTGGCCAGGGTCATCGATGACAACATCCGCCGCCCGGCTGACCTGGCGGCGCGTTATGGCGGGGAGGAATTTGCGGTGGTGCTGCCGCACACCGACGCCAAGGGCGCCTGGGTGATCGCCGAGCATATCCGCAGCAGCGTCGAGCACTTGCCACGGTTTGCCGGCGCCGAACGGCCGATTACGGTGAGTATCGGCATGAGTACCTGGGACAAACGCAGCCGTGTGTCGCTGGAGGCATTGTTACTGAGTGCGGACCAGGCGCTGTATGAGGCCAAACACAGCGGGCGCAATCGCATCGTGGATGCCGCAGCCCTTCCCTGA
- a CDS encoding diguanylate cyclase produces the protein MSQLRPPSLPARPELLLILGSGLTVTLIVIIVAALLTREHASTVQAAQRATTNITQLINADVLRNVELYDLALQGLITATTRKDLTQASPDIRHMVQFDQSTAAPFKGEVLLLDADGAVIADSSTLWPTPRNFANRDYFQAHRQNAQAGLFISRPFRIRCNCDQVWRIAFSRRVTGPDGEFAGVAVATMRLAYFDQLFNRLTIGNGSSVNLLNNQGILLAQQPLLERDMIDKDLSDRPNFKRILREGEGSFRAISAITGTERLYTFTNVGELPLIVVVALASEDVFAPWKRAALLTSGATGVLCIGLLWLTWMLRRELRRRYRAEQVLSELAATDALTGLANRRTLDQRLRLEWDRAQRSTEPLTLLMIDVDHFKAFNDRHGHHGGDEALRTVAQVIGNNIRRPADLAARYGGEEFAVVLPDTDARGAWVIAEHIRSGVEHLPRVAGAEQLITVSIGMSTWDKRSRLSLETLLLHADQALYEAKHSGRNRIVEATGL, from the coding sequence ATGAGTCAACTCCGCCCTCCTTCCTTACCTGCACGCCCGGAGCTTCTGCTGATTCTGGGCAGCGGCCTGACCGTCACCCTGATTGTGATTATCGTCGCGGCGCTGCTGACCCGCGAACACGCCAGCACCGTCCAGGCCGCCCAGCGCGCGACCACCAATATCACCCAACTGATCAATGCCGACGTGCTGCGTAACGTCGAGCTCTATGACCTGGCGCTGCAGGGCCTGATTACGGCCACCACCCGCAAGGACCTGACGCAGGCGTCGCCGGACATTCGGCACATGGTGCAGTTTGATCAATCCACCGCCGCGCCCTTCAAAGGCGAAGTGCTGTTGCTCGATGCCGACGGTGCAGTGATTGCCGACTCCTCGACGCTGTGGCCAACGCCACGCAATTTCGCTAACCGTGATTACTTCCAGGCGCATCGACAGAATGCCCAGGCCGGGCTGTTTATCAGCCGCCCATTCAGGATTCGCTGCAACTGCGATCAAGTCTGGCGCATCGCATTCAGTCGTCGCGTCACGGGGCCGGACGGCGAGTTTGCCGGTGTCGCGGTGGCAACGATGCGCCTGGCGTATTTCGATCAATTGTTCAACCGCCTCACCATCGGCAATGGCAGTTCGGTGAACCTGCTGAACAATCAGGGGATTCTTCTCGCCCAGCAGCCGTTGCTGGAGCGCGACATGATCGACAAGGACCTCAGCGATCGGCCCAACTTCAAACGCATACTGCGCGAAGGCGAAGGCAGCTTTCGGGCGATCTCGGCCATCACTGGCACCGAACGTTTGTACACCTTCACCAATGTCGGTGAATTACCGCTGATTGTGGTGGTGGCGCTGGCCAGCGAAGACGTGTTCGCCCCGTGGAAACGCGCCGCGCTGCTCACCAGCGGCGCCACCGGCGTGCTCTGCATTGGCCTGTTATGGCTGACCTGGATGCTGCGCCGCGAACTGCGCCGGCGCTATCGCGCCGAGCAAGTGCTGTCGGAGCTGGCCGCCACCGATGCCCTGACCGGCCTGGCCAACCGTCGCACCCTGGACCAGCGCCTGCGCCTGGAGTGGGACCGCGCGCAGCGCTCCACCGAGCCGCTGACGCTGTTGATGATCGACGTGGACCACTTCAAGGCTTTCAACGACCGCCACGGCCACCACGGCGGTGATGAGGCACTGCGCACGGTCGCCCAGGTGATCGGCAACAACATCCGTCGTCCCGCTGACCTGGCCGCGCGGTATGGCGGGGAAGAGTTTGCGGTGGTGCTGCCGGACACCGACGCCAGGGGCGCCTGGGTGATCGCCGAGCATATCCGCAGCGGAGTCGAGCACCTGCCGCGCGTCGCCGGCGCTGAACAGCTGATCACCGTGAGTATCGGCATGAGTACCTGGGATAAACGCAGTCGCCTGTCACTCGAGACGCTGCTGTTGCACGCGGATCAGGCACTGTATGAGGCCAAGCACAGTGGGCGAAATCGCATTGTGGAGGCCACCGGGCTCTGA
- a CDS encoding OprD family porin yields the protein MKNSLTFTPLFLAIATTIAPLAQAADTTPADGFVDGASLKINTRNYYMNRDRRDIHTDDSKEWGQGFIGTFESGYTQGTVGFGLDLNAMLGLKLDGGGGTDGSSILPYGSGNGKAPGSFSTAGGTLKMRAFDTELKAGDLFLNNPVIAGGMTRMLPQDFRGVSLTNHSFDGWMLEGGQASFTKLYNQSGHRRIGTSYGALPDHADSQHLNWAGVSFSAIPGVTSNLYASELKDVWHQYYYDLDYTYALNDLVSLNPGLHYYHTQDTGRSLLGSIDNNTYSLHFTVGVGNHSLTAAYQRVNGNTPFDYISQGDSIYLDNSQQYSDFNGPNERSWKLKYAYDFAGLGMPGLTSAVSYISGKTDLTKVDPNSRGYSAWYSADGKDAKHWERDIDLKYVVQGGKAKDLAVRLQWATNRGGEGYSAVDRDVDEYRVIVDYPINVF from the coding sequence GTGAAGAACTCGCTGACGTTCACCCCGCTATTCCTAGCGATTGCAACAACGATCGCCCCCCTGGCCCAAGCGGCAGACACCACCCCCGCCGACGGTTTCGTCGACGGCGCAAGCCTCAAGATCAACACCCGCAACTACTACATGAACCGCGACCGTCGCGACATCCACACCGATGACAGCAAGGAATGGGGCCAAGGCTTCATCGGCACCTTCGAATCCGGCTACACCCAAGGCACGGTCGGCTTCGGCCTGGACCTCAACGCCATGCTCGGCCTCAAGCTCGACGGCGGTGGCGGCACCGACGGCTCCAGCATCCTGCCGTATGGCAGCGGCAACGGCAAAGCGCCCGGCTCGTTCTCCACCGCAGGCGGCACCTTGAAAATGCGCGCCTTCGACACCGAGCTGAAAGCCGGCGACCTGTTCCTCAACAACCCGGTAATCGCCGGCGGCATGACGCGCATGCTGCCGCAGGATTTCCGCGGCGTTAGCCTGACCAACCACAGCTTCGACGGCTGGATGCTTGAAGGCGGCCAAGCCAGTTTCACCAAGCTCTACAACCAGAGCGGCCATCGACGCATCGGCACCAGCTACGGCGCGCTGCCGGACCACGCCGACAGCCAGCACCTGAACTGGGCCGGTGTGTCGTTCAGCGCCATCCCGGGCGTTACCAGCAACCTGTACGCTTCCGAACTCAAGGACGTGTGGCACCAGTACTACTACGACCTGGATTACACCTATGCGCTGAACGACCTGGTCAGCCTCAACCCCGGCCTGCACTACTACCACACCCAGGACACCGGCCGGTCGCTGCTGGGCAGCATCGACAACAACACTTACAGCCTGCATTTCACCGTGGGCGTGGGCAACCACAGCCTCACCGCCGCCTACCAGCGGGTTAACGGCAACACGCCGTTCGACTACATCAGCCAGGGCGACAGCATCTACCTGGACAACTCCCAGCAATACTCGGACTTCAACGGCCCCAACGAGCGCTCGTGGAAACTCAAGTACGCCTACGACTTCGCAGGCCTGGGCATGCCGGGGCTGACGTCCGCCGTGTCCTACATCAGCGGCAAGACCGACCTGACCAAGGTCGACCCCAACAGCCGTGGCTACAGTGCCTGGTACAGCGCCGACGGCAAGGACGCCAAACACTGGGAGCGCGACATCGACTTGAAGTACGTGGTGCAAGGCGGCAAAGCCAAGGACCTGGCCGTGCGCCTGCAGTGGGCGACCAACCGCGGCGGCGAGGGCTACTCGGCGGTGGATCGGGATGTGGATGAATACCGGGTGATCGTGGATTACCCGATCAACGTGTTCTAA
- a CDS encoding heavy metal sensor histidine kinase, translated as MSANSIALRLSGMFTLVALLIFVLIGGALYQQVDRGLGLLPGAELDARYSVLESSVNRFGTPDHWAKITAKLKLLGEEDKRIRFWVVSSDPNYEYGNPDAQIRAFAAGPTGKRDLRLPGREYPFKVLVSQFAAKEQRPPLRFMIAIDTENFRATQHQLLVALIGLAFVGVVLAALLGFWVSRIGLKPLGKLSDEAQKLAPPKLSGRLQLSPLPPELSQFVNSFNSTLDRVEQAYSRLESFNADVAHELRSPLTNLIGQTQVALTRGRSAEHYFEVLQSNLEELERLRSIINDMLFLASADQGSKATKLIESSLADEVATTLDYLDFILEDAQVQVRVRGDALVQIEKAHLRRALINLLSNAVQHTAAGQVIEVNIEVQEHQVAIGVTNPGDEIAREHLPRLFERFYRVDASRSNSGANHGLGLAIVKAIALMHGGDVFVRSEGGGNTFGITLPV; from the coding sequence GTGTCGGCTAACTCCATCGCCCTGCGCCTGAGCGGTATGTTCACGCTGGTGGCGCTGCTGATCTTCGTGTTGATCGGCGGCGCGCTGTACCAGCAAGTGGACCGCGGCCTTGGGTTGTTGCCGGGCGCCGAGCTGGATGCGCGCTACAGCGTGCTTGAATCCTCGGTGAACCGCTTTGGCACACCGGACCACTGGGCGAAAATCACCGCCAAACTGAAATTGCTCGGCGAGGAAGACAAGCGCATCCGCTTCTGGGTGGTGAGCAGCGATCCGAACTATGAATACGGCAACCCGGATGCACAGATCCGCGCGTTCGCCGCAGGGCCGACCGGTAAGCGCGACTTGCGCCTGCCGGGGCGCGAGTACCCGTTCAAGGTGTTGGTGAGCCAATTCGCGGCGAAAGAACAGCGCCCGCCGCTGCGCTTTATGATCGCCATCGACACGGAAAACTTCCGCGCGACTCAGCATCAGTTGCTGGTGGCGCTGATCGGCCTGGCGTTTGTCGGCGTGGTGCTGGCGGCGCTGTTGGGGTTCTGGGTGTCACGCATCGGCCTCAAGCCGTTGGGCAAGCTCTCGGATGAAGCGCAGAAGCTTGCGCCGCCCAAGCTCTCGGGGCGCTTGCAACTGTCGCCGTTGCCGCCGGAGTTGAGCCAGTTCGTCAACTCGTTCAACTCCACGCTGGATCGGGTGGAACAGGCTTATTCACGCCTGGAATCGTTTAATGCCGATGTGGCCCATGAGCTGCGTTCGCCGCTGACCAACCTGATCGGCCAGACGCAGGTGGCGCTGACGCGCGGGCGTTCGGCTGAGCATTATTTCGAGGTGCTGCAATCCAATCTTGAAGAGTTGGAGCGGTTGCGCTCAATCATCAATGACATGCTGTTCCTGGCCAGTGCAGACCAGGGCAGCAAGGCCACCAAGCTGATCGAAAGCTCGCTGGCGGATGAGGTGGCGACCACGCTCGACTACCTGGATTTCATCCTCGAAGACGCCCAGGTTCAAGTGCGGGTGCGTGGCGATGCGTTGGTGCAGATCGAGAAAGCTCACTTGCGTCGTGCGTTGATTAATCTGCTCAGTAATGCGGTGCAGCACACCGCGGCGGGGCAGGTTATCGAGGTGAATATTGAGGTGCAGGAGCATCAGGTGGCGATTGGGGTGACCAACCCTGGGGATGAGATTGCCAGGGAGCATTTGCCACGGCTGTTCGAGCGGTTTTATCGGGTGGATGCGTCGCGCAGCAACAGCGGGGCGAATCATGGGCTGGGGTTGGCGATTGTGAAGGCGATCGCTTTGATGCACGGCGGGGATGTGTTTGTGCGCAGTGAGGGTGGGGGGAATACGTTTGGCATTACCCTGCCGGTGTAG
- a CDS encoding heavy metal response regulator transcription factor — protein MRVLIIEDEEKTADYLHRGLTEQGYTVDVAREGVEGLHLALENDYAVIVLDVMLPGLDGFGVLRALRARKQTPVIMLTARERVEDRIRGLREGADDYLGKPFSFLELVARLQALTRRSGGHEPVQVTVADLWIDLISRKASRNGLRLDLTAKEFSLLSVLARRQGEILSKTAIAEMVWDINFDSDANVVEVAIKRLRAKLDGPFEHKLLHTIRGMGYVLENRSVG, from the coding sequence ATGCGCGTCCTGATTATTGAAGATGAAGAAAAAACCGCGGACTACTTGCACCGCGGCCTGACGGAACAGGGCTACACCGTCGATGTGGCGCGTGAAGGCGTCGAGGGCTTGCACCTGGCGCTGGAAAACGATTACGCGGTGATCGTGCTCGACGTGATGCTGCCCGGCCTCGACGGCTTCGGCGTGTTGCGCGCGCTGCGAGCGCGCAAGCAAACGCCGGTGATCATGCTCACCGCCCGTGAGCGCGTGGAAGACCGCATTCGCGGCTTGCGCGAAGGCGCCGACGATTATTTGGGCAAACCGTTTTCGTTCCTCGAACTGGTGGCGCGCCTGCAAGCGCTGACCCGTCGCAGCGGCGGGCATGAGCCGGTACAGGTCACCGTCGCTGACCTGTGGATCGATTTGATCAGCCGCAAGGCCAGCCGCAACGGCCTGCGCCTGGACTTGACCGCCAAGGAGTTCTCGCTGCTCAGCGTGTTGGCACGGCGCCAGGGTGAAATCCTCTCGAAAACGGCGATTGCCGAGATGGTCTGGGACATCAACTTTGACAGCGACGCCAACGTCGTCGAAGTCGCAATCAAGCGCCTGCGCGCCAAGCTCGACGGGCCGTTCGAGCACAAATTGCTGCACACCATTCGTGGCATGGGGTATGTGCTGGAGAACCGCAGTGTCGGCTAA
- a CDS encoding multidrug efflux RND transporter permease subunit: protein MSGSRSPSAWCVDHPVATLLLTFALVLLGLIAFPRLAVAPLPEAEFPTIQVTAQLPGASPDTMASSVATPLEVQFSAIPGMTQMTSSSALGSSLLTLQFTLNKSIDTAAQEVQAAINTASGKLPSDMPSLPTWKKVNPADSPVLILSVSSDSMPSTELSDYVETLLARQISQIDGVGQINITGQQRPAIRVQASPDKLAAIGLTLADVRLAIQQSSLNLAKGAIYGENSVSTLSTNDQLFHPDEYGQLIVSYKNGAPVQLRDIAKVINGSENAYVQAWSGDTPGVNLVISRQPGANIVETVDRIQAELPRLEGMLPASVQVSVLTDRTKTIRASLHEVEVTLLIAILLVVAVMALFLRQLSATMIVSSVLGVSLIASFALMYVLGFSLNNLTLVAIVIAVGFVVDDAIVVVENIHRHLEAGLDKREAAIKGSGEIGFTVVSISFSLVAAFIPLLFMGGVVGRLFKEFALTATSTILISVVVSLTLAPTLAALFMRAPTHHAHDKPGFSERLLAGYARNLRRALAHQRTMAAIFMVTLALAVVGYIFIPKGFFPVQDTGFVLGTSEAAADVSYPDMVAKHKALAEIVKADPAVEAFSHSVGVTGSNQTIANGRFWIALKDRGDRDVSASQFIDRIRPKLAKVPGIVLYLRAGQDINLSSGPSRAQYQYVLKSNDGPTLNTWTQRLTEKLRANPAFRDLSNDLQLGGSITHISIDRQAAARFGLTATDVDQALYDAFGQRQINEFQTEINQYQVVLELDTQQRGKAESLNYFYLRSPLTNEMVPLSALAKVDPPTVGPLSISHDGMFPAANLSFNLAPGVALGDAVIMLNQAKNEIGMPSTMIGTFQGAAQAFQSSLASQPWLILAALVAVYIILGVLYESFVHPLTIISTLPSAGLGALIMLWLLGQDFSIMALIGLVLLIGIVKKNGILMIDFALDAQRVRGLAPEEAIYEACVTRFRPIIMTTLAALLGAVPLMLGSGPGAELRQPLGIAVVGGLLVSQALTLFTTPVIYLYLEKFFHRPKPALALATTH, encoded by the coding sequence ATGAGCGGCAGCCGCTCGCCGTCCGCCTGGTGCGTCGACCACCCGGTCGCCACCCTGCTGCTGACCTTCGCCTTGGTGCTGCTGGGGTTGATCGCCTTCCCGCGCTTGGCCGTCGCCCCACTGCCGGAAGCGGAATTTCCGACGATCCAGGTCACTGCGCAGTTACCCGGCGCCAGCCCGGACACCATGGCATCGTCGGTGGCCACCCCGCTGGAGGTGCAATTCAGCGCCATCCCCGGCATGACGCAAATGACCTCCAGCAGCGCCTTGGGCTCCAGCCTGCTGACGCTGCAATTCACCCTGAACAAAAGCATCGATACCGCCGCGCAGGAAGTGCAAGCGGCGATCAACACCGCCTCCGGCAAACTGCCCAGCGACATGCCAAGCCTGCCGACCTGGAAAAAGGTCAACCCGGCGGACAGCCCGGTGCTGATCCTCAGCGTCAGTTCCGACAGCATGCCCAGCACCGAGCTGAGCGACTACGTGGAAACCCTGCTGGCTCGTCAGATCAGCCAGATCGACGGCGTCGGCCAGATCAACATCACCGGCCAACAGCGCCCGGCGATTCGCGTACAGGCTTCGCCCGACAAACTCGCAGCGATTGGTCTGACCCTCGCCGACGTGCGTCTGGCCATTCAGCAATCGAGTTTGAACCTGGCCAAGGGCGCGATTTACGGGGAGAACAGCGTGTCGACCCTGTCGACCAACGACCAGCTGTTTCACCCGGATGAATACGGCCAGTTGATTGTTTCCTACAAGAACGGCGCACCGGTTCAACTGCGTGATATCGCCAAAGTCATCAACGGTTCGGAAAACGCCTACGTACAGGCCTGGTCGGGCGACACGCCAGGCGTGAACCTGGTGATTTCGCGCCAGCCCGGCGCCAACATTGTCGAAACCGTGGACCGCATTCAAGCCGAGCTGCCACGCCTGGAAGGCATGTTGCCGGCCTCGGTGCAGGTCAGCGTCTTGACCGACCGCACCAAGACGATTCGCGCCTCGTTGCATGAAGTGGAAGTGACGTTGCTGATTGCGATCTTGCTGGTGGTGGCGGTGATGGCGCTGTTCCTGCGTCAGTTGTCGGCGACGATGATTGTGTCCAGCGTGCTCGGCGTGTCGCTGATCGCCAGTTTTGCGCTGATGTATGTACTGGGTTTCAGCCTGAACAACCTCACGCTGGTGGCGATCGTCATTGCCGTGGGCTTTGTGGTGGACGACGCCATCGTGGTGGTCGAGAACATTCACCGCCATCTGGAGGCGGGCCTCGATAAACGCGAAGCGGCGATCAAGGGTTCCGGCGAGATTGGCTTTACCGTGGTGTCCATCAGCTTCTCGCTGGTGGCGGCGTTTATTCCGCTGCTGTTCATGGGCGGCGTGGTCGGACGGCTGTTCAAGGAGTTTGCGCTGACGGCCACCTCGACCATCCTGATTTCGGTGGTGGTGTCACTGACGCTGGCGCCGACGCTGGCCGCGCTGTTCATGCGCGCGCCAACCCATCACGCCCACGACAAACCCGGCTTCAGCGAACGCCTGCTGGCCGGCTACGCGCGCAACCTGCGCCGCGCGCTGGCTCATCAACGCACGATGGCGGCGATCTTCATGGTGACCCTGGCCCTGGCCGTGGTCGGCTACATCTTTATCCCCAAGGGGTTCTTCCCGGTGCAGGACACCGGTTTCGTGCTCGGCACCAGCGAGGCCGCGGCCGACGTGTCGTACCCGGACATGGTCGCCAAGCACAAAGCCCTGGCCGAGATCGTCAAGGCCGACCCGGCGGTGGAAGCGTTTTCCCACTCGGTGGGCGTGACCGGCAGCAACCAGACCATCGCCAACGGCCGCTTCTGGATCGCCTTGAAAGACCGCGGTGACCGCGATGTATCCGCCAGCCAGTTCATCGACCGCATCCGCCCGAAACTGGCCAAGGTGCCGGGCATCGTGCTGTACCTGCGCGCCGGCCAGGACATCAACTTAAGCTCCGGCCCGAGCCGCGCCCAGTACCAATACGTGCTCAAGAGCAACGACGGCCCGACGCTGAATACCTGGACCCAGCGCCTGACTGAAAAACTGCGCGCCAACCCGGCCTTTCGCGACCTCTCCAACGACCTGCAACTGGGCGGCAGCATCACCCACATCAGCATCGACCGCCAGGCCGCCGCGCGCTTCGGCCTGACCGCCACCGATGTCGACCAGGCGCTGTATGACGCCTTCGGTCAGCGCCAGATCAACGAGTTCCAGACCGAAATCAACCAGTACCAGGTGGTGCTGGAACTCGACACCCAGCAACGTGGCAAGGCCGAGAGCCTGAACTACTTCTACCTGCGCTCGCCGCTGACCAACGAAATGGTGCCACTGTCGGCGCTGGCCAAGGTCGACCCGCCCACCGTGGGGCCCTTGTCGATCAGCCATGACGGCATGTTCCCGGCCGCCAACCTGTCGTTCAACCTCGCGCCTGGCGTGGCGTTGGGCGATGCAGTGATCATGCTTAACCAGGCCAAGAATGAAATCGGCATGCCGTCCACCATGATCGGCACATTCCAGGGCGCGGCCCAGGCGTTCCAGAGTTCGCTGGCCAGCCAGCCCTGGCTGATCCTCGCGGCGCTGGTGGCGGTCTACATTATTCTGGGTGTGCTGTACGAGAGTTTCGTGCACCCGCTGACGATCATCTCGACGTTGCCTTCGGCAGGCTTGGGCGCGCTGATCATGCTGTGGCTGCTGGGCCAGGACTTTTCGATCATGGCCCTGATCGGCCTGGTGTTGCTGATCGGCATCGTCAAGAAAAACGGCATCCTGATGATCGACTTTGCCCTGGACGCCCAGCGCGTGCGCGGGCTGGCGCCCGAGGAGGCGATTTATGAAGCCTGTGTCACGCGGTTCCGGCCGATCATCATGACCACCCTCGCCGCCCTGCTCGGCGCGGTGCCGCTGATGCTCGGCTCCGGCCCGGGCGCGGAGTTGCGCCAACCGCTGGGGATTGCGGTAGTCGGCGGCTTGCTGGTGAGCCAGGCGCTGACGCTGTTCACCACGCCGGTCATATACTTGTACCTTGAGAAGTTTTTCCACAGGCCCAAACCAGCGCTGGCGCTGGCGACCACACACTAA